The following proteins come from a genomic window of Gemmatimonadota bacterium:
- a CDS encoding zf-HC2 domain-containing protein yields MNCSHVQNLFSLRCDRALSAEASRELDGHLAACSPCSAAMEEFRASLALLEELGTVEVADEFNEAVLSKLDGLAGPARGPALWKVRLQSWWSDVDRSRAIWSASPAMAMGAVLLLLATHPSGDSLPSGGRAPGESVSRFAVSPAEAPAEGVVMMESDALAQGSEEDSEEDVFGEMPLQLQKLLEESRDLRLPTDASRYREARYRYPLRRIPEQGTAQQVAGRSSATPEANGHAVAPTILAF; encoded by the coding sequence TTGAACTGCTCCCATGTACAGAACCTCTTTTCCCTGCGATGCGACCGGGCGCTTTCCGCGGAAGCCAGCCGCGAGCTGGACGGTCACCTCGCGGCGTGCTCACCCTGCTCTGCGGCGATGGAGGAGTTTCGCGCATCCCTTGCACTGCTGGAAGAACTCGGAACGGTAGAGGTCGCCGACGAGTTCAACGAAGCGGTTCTTTCAAAGCTGGACGGTCTGGCGGGTCCGGCGAGAGGACCGGCCCTGTGGAAGGTGCGTCTGCAGAGCTGGTGGTCGGATGTGGATCGGTCGCGCGCGATCTGGAGCGCTTCCCCCGCCATGGCCATGGGAGCCGTCCTTTTGCTGCTGGCCACCCATCCGTCGGGCGATTCCCTTCCTTCCGGTGGGCGTGCTCCGGGTGAGTCTGTCTCGCGCTTTGCCGTGAGTCCTGCCGAGGCTCCGGCGGAGGGAGTCGTGATGATGGAGTCTGACGCGCTGGCGCAGGGATCGGAGGAAGACTCCGAAGAGGATGTATTTGGCGAGATGCCCCTCCAGTTGCAGAAGCTCCTGGAGGAGTCCAGGGATCTCCGCCTTCCCACGGATGCGTCCCGCTATCGCGAGGCGCGTTACCGGTACCCGCTGCGCCGGATTCCGGAACAGGGAACCGCTCAGCAGGTGGCGGGTCGGAGTTCAGCCACCCCGGAGGCGAACGGCCATGCCGTCGCACCCACGATCCTTGCGTTCTAG
- a CDS encoding sigma-70 family RNA polymerase sigma factor, which yields MTLAFKRVRVDANEVTVETRRPDEDLMLDLKEGDESAFGELMCRHRGRIVNFLIRLIGDADRAEDLAQEVFLRVYRHAGTYRVTARFTTWLYTIASNLGKNELRNRARRRNVSIEDTPRELGQADYDFGTREDFFAPDRIADLNERRQAVRSAIDSLPGHFRIMLVMRDLEGFTYEEISTMLKLPVGTVKSRINRARQEFKRRIEPLLFATRGNDPTVFWKASRVRTAGSPRPERGDIT from the coding sequence ATGACCCTTGCGTTCAAACGAGTCCGGGTGGATGCCAACGAGGTGACCGTGGAGACACGCAGGCCGGATGAAGATCTGATGCTGGACCTGAAGGAGGGCGACGAGTCCGCCTTCGGGGAACTGATGTGTCGGCATCGGGGGCGGATCGTCAACTTCCTGATTCGACTGATTGGCGACGCGGACCGCGCCGAGGACCTGGCGCAGGAAGTGTTCCTCAGAGTCTACCGCCACGCGGGGACCTACCGCGTGACGGCACGCTTTACGACATGGCTCTACACGATCGCGTCCAACCTCGGGAAGAACGAACTTCGGAACCGTGCCCGCCGGAGGAATGTCTCGATTGAGGATACGCCGAGGGAGCTGGGGCAGGCGGACTACGACTTTGGAACGCGCGAGGACTTTTTTGCGCCGGATCGCATTGCCGACTTGAATGAGCGGAGGCAGGCGGTCCGCAGTGCCATCGATTCGCTGCCGGGGCACTTTCGGATCATGCTCGTGATGAGAGACCTGGAAGGGTTCACCTACGAAGAGATATCCACCATGCTCAAGCTCCCCGTCGGCACCGTGAAGTCCCGAATCAACCGGGCGCGTCAGGAGTTCAAGCGGCGGATCGAGCCGCTTCTTTTTGCCACGCGTGGGAATGACCCCACCGTATTCTGGAAGGCGTCCCGCGTGAGGACTGCCGGATCCCCCCGCCCGGAACGAGGAGACATCACTTGA
- a CDS encoding tetratricopeptide repeat protein: protein MRSGKVEGRKSTWLRSVAVVALLTGVPCSTQAVEGSASGSVTSDALAHYSLGMFLEGEGEFREALQQYRLAADANPEAPEIHTGMARVHHALGEVEEAAREATLALAEDPANLDALEVMADVHAASGDARREADALDAFLQADPKDLQMRIRRAGVLERLGDTEGAAEELLEVTRVRPGLPRVHFRLGMLYDRLDRAGDAQEQFRTVRELAPGLPEEMLRAGMVREIRGELPQASMSYREALLLAPDSLEIRRRYLRTLFVLGDVESGIEEARTILSAHPEDVEVREQLGLLLIQAGEGDRAVNELEEVARRAPERMETRKHLGRWYMDHGRSEEALAHFETAVELDSTFAEGWLYTGFLRSRLGKTREAVAAFGRSVKLDPDRSGAHLFLGLCYNDLAEYEAAEEALDRYLELEPADPEGLFARGAARERLEKPEEAAADLREVIRIRPQDTEAMNYLGYMFAERGIHLTEAVQLLEEAVRLSPENAYYLDSLAWAHFRSGRPEAARNLLLRALENSRAEPVILDHLGDVLSALGDGKGAREAWEKAWELDSTLPGLAEKRAAEGAKRDSTATGR from the coding sequence GTGAGGAGCGGGAAGGTGGAGGGTCGAAAGAGCACATGGCTGCGGAGCGTGGCCGTGGTGGCGCTTCTCACCGGGGTGCCTTGCTCCACGCAGGCGGTGGAGGGCAGTGCTTCGGGGAGCGTGACCTCGGATGCGCTGGCGCACTATTCGCTGGGGATGTTCCTTGAGGGCGAAGGGGAGTTCCGCGAAGCGCTTCAGCAGTATCGGCTGGCGGCAGACGCGAATCCGGAGGCTCCGGAGATTCACACGGGAATGGCCCGGGTGCATCACGCGCTGGGAGAGGTGGAGGAAGCCGCACGGGAAGCGACTCTCGCTCTGGCAGAGGATCCCGCGAACCTGGACGCGCTGGAGGTGATGGCGGATGTCCATGCCGCCTCGGGAGATGCCAGGCGGGAGGCCGACGCTCTGGACGCGTTCCTCCAGGCGGATCCAAAGGACCTGCAGATGCGCATTCGCCGCGCGGGGGTACTGGAGCGCCTTGGAGACACGGAGGGGGCAGCGGAGGAGCTTCTGGAAGTCACCCGCGTCCGGCCGGGGCTGCCGCGGGTTCATTTCCGCCTGGGGATGTTGTACGACCGCCTGGACCGCGCCGGGGATGCGCAGGAACAGTTCCGCACGGTTCGGGAGCTTGCGCCGGGGTTGCCGGAAGAGATGCTTCGTGCCGGGATGGTCCGTGAGATTCGCGGGGAATTGCCCCAGGCGTCCATGAGCTATCGGGAGGCGCTGCTTCTCGCCCCGGACAGCCTGGAGATTCGGCGAAGGTACCTGCGCACGCTCTTTGTCCTGGGCGATGTGGAGAGCGGGATCGAGGAAGCCCGGACAATCCTCAGTGCGCACCCGGAAGATGTGGAGGTGCGGGAACAGCTCGGGCTGCTTCTCATTCAGGCGGGGGAAGGAGACCGGGCGGTGAATGAACTGGAGGAAGTGGCACGCCGGGCTCCGGAGCGGATGGAGACGAGGAAGCACCTCGGGCGGTGGTACATGGATCACGGGCGAAGCGAAGAGGCGCTGGCGCACTTTGAGACCGCGGTCGAACTGGACTCCACGTTCGCGGAGGGATGGTTGTATACCGGATTCCTGCGGTCGCGTCTTGGGAAGACCCGCGAAGCGGTCGCGGCATTCGGTCGTTCGGTGAAGCTGGACCCCGATCGCTCGGGCGCGCACTTGTTTCTCGGGCTGTGCTACAACGATCTGGCTGAATATGAAGCGGCGGAAGAGGCCCTCGATCGCTACCTGGAGCTGGAACCCGCGGATCCGGAGGGGCTCTTCGCACGGGGCGCGGCGCGGGAGAGGCTGGAGAAGCCCGAAGAGGCGGCGGCCGACCTGCGCGAAGTCATCCGGATCCGCCCTCAGGACACCGAGGCTATGAACTACCTGGGCTACATGTTTGCGGAACGGGGGATTCATCTCACGGAGGCAGTGCAGCTGCTGGAGGAAGCCGTTCGACTGAGCCCGGAGAATGCCTACTATCTGGACAGCCTGGCATGGGCTCACTTCCGGTCGGGGCGGCCCGAGGCCGCGCGGAATCTTCTCCTCCGTGCGTTGGAGAACTCGAGGGCGGAACCGGTCATTCTGGACCATCTGGGAGATGTCCTTTCCGCTCTGGGAGACGGGAAGGGGGCTCGGGAGGCCTGGGAGAAGGCTTGGGAACTGGATTCGACCCTCCCGGGGCTGGCTGAGAAGCGGGCCGCGGAGGGGGCAAAGAGGGATTCCACGGCCACGGGCCGGTGA
- a CDS encoding ABC transporter permease, which produces MPRSIRESSFVDPPPVRGTGQEHASRTRRVLSRLVRRPASRVGLVILATLVLGAAIGPVLAPQSPYLQDLDHRLVPPGDGHLLGTDEFGRDILSRLLYGTRISLTIGMVSVGIGLLAGGLLGLVTGYLGGRVDMIGMRVVDVLLAFPGILLAVVIVAILGPSLTNAMIAVGIVGVPHFARLLRGAVLSVKSQPFVEAQVAMGVPRGRILFRTILPHCVAPLMVQTSLGLASAILEAAGLSFLGLGAQPPTPEWGAMLGQGRDLVIHAPWVLAMPGIAILLSVLGFNLVGDGIRDALDPALEGIFGPERGRGLWTKGRQL; this is translated from the coding sequence ATGCCGCGCTCGATCCGAGAATCAAGCTTCGTTGACCCGCCCCCGGTCAGGGGGACGGGACAGGAGCACGCATCACGCACACGGCGGGTTCTGAGCCGCCTGGTGCGTCGCCCGGCCTCAAGGGTGGGGCTGGTGATTCTGGCGACGCTGGTGCTGGGCGCTGCCATAGGACCCGTTCTGGCTCCGCAGAGCCCGTATTTGCAGGATCTGGACCACCGTCTGGTCCCTCCGGGGGATGGGCATCTGCTGGGAACGGATGAGTTCGGTCGCGACATTCTCTCCCGGCTCTTGTACGGAACCCGCATTTCCCTGACGATAGGAATGGTATCGGTGGGCATCGGGCTCTTGGCCGGGGGGCTGCTGGGACTGGTGACCGGTTATCTGGGCGGTCGCGTGGACATGATCGGTATGCGCGTCGTGGATGTTCTTCTGGCGTTTCCGGGGATCCTGCTGGCCGTGGTGATCGTGGCGATCCTCGGGCCGAGCTTGACGAACGCCATGATCGCCGTGGGCATTGTGGGCGTTCCGCACTTCGCGCGACTTCTGAGGGGTGCGGTGCTGTCGGTCAAGTCCCAACCGTTTGTGGAAGCACAGGTGGCGATGGGAGTGCCACGAGGGCGGATCCTTTTTCGAACGATCCTGCCGCACTGCGTGGCGCCGCTGATGGTGCAGACGAGCCTGGGCCTGGCCTCCGCTATACTGGAGGCTGCGGGGCTTTCGTTCCTGGGTCTGGGAGCGCAACCCCCGACACCGGAGTGGGGGGCCATGCTCGGGCAGGGCCGGGATCTGGTGATTCACGCTCCCTGGGTGCTGGCCATGCCGGGCATCGCGATCCTCCTGTCGGTGCTTGGCTTCAATCTGGTGGGGGACGGGATCCGCGACGCCTTGGATCCTGCCCTTGAGGGCATCTTCGGCCCGGAGAGAGGGCGGGGGCTGTGGACGAAAGGGAGACAGTTGTGA
- a CDS encoding ABC transporter permease, with protein sequence MIPYLLRRLTLILPTLLGVTIVAFLLVHWMPGDPAEILAGEHASPQVVQQIRTGLGLDRPLAEQYVRYMADLLSGDLGRSAKTHEPIASEIRRYFPATLELAVAALFVACLFGFPAGVLAARRAGRFADALGMGLASIGVSMPVFWLGLLLMYFLGVLFPVLPVSGRTGAMMAPPVQTGFLLVDSLLARDLSALADAFRHLVLPALVLGTVPMAVIARMTRSSLLETMGRDYIRTARAKGAGEMAILLRHAARNGALPTLTVVGLQFGALLGGAIITETIFAWPGLGRWVLLAVESRDIRALQAAVLLMAFSFALVNLLTDMLYAALDPRIKLR encoded by the coding sequence GTGATTCCTTATCTGCTTCGAAGGCTCACGCTGATCCTGCCGACCCTTCTCGGCGTGACGATCGTGGCGTTTCTGCTCGTGCACTGGATGCCGGGCGATCCGGCGGAGATCCTCGCGGGTGAACACGCGTCGCCGCAGGTCGTGCAGCAGATTCGCACCGGGCTTGGACTCGACCGGCCGCTTGCCGAACAGTATGTGCGCTACATGGCCGACCTGCTGTCGGGGGATCTCGGGCGGTCGGCGAAGACGCACGAGCCGATCGCGTCGGAGATCCGTCGTTACTTTCCCGCCACGCTGGAACTGGCCGTTGCGGCGCTGTTCGTGGCTTGCCTCTTCGGGTTCCCTGCGGGAGTGCTGGCTGCGCGGCGCGCAGGTCGATTCGCGGATGCGCTGGGAATGGGGCTGGCTTCCATCGGCGTCTCCATGCCGGTCTTCTGGCTGGGGCTTCTCCTGATGTACTTTCTGGGCGTTCTCTTCCCTGTACTACCGGTGTCCGGTCGCACGGGGGCCATGATGGCGCCGCCTGTGCAGACGGGGTTCCTTCTGGTGGATTCCCTGCTGGCCCGAGATCTGTCGGCGCTTGCGGACGCTTTTCGGCATCTCGTACTTCCCGCACTGGTGCTCGGGACTGTGCCGATGGCCGTCATTGCGCGGATGACGCGTTCCAGCCTTCTGGAGACCATGGGCCGGGACTACATCCGCACCGCTCGCGCAAAAGGGGCGGGCGAGATGGCCATTCTGCTTCGGCATGCAGCCAGAAACGGGGCGCTTCCCACGCTGACGGTGGTTGGACTGCAGTTCGGCGCTCTCCTCGGAGGGGCGATCATCACAGAGACGATCTTCGCATGGCCGGGGCTCGGCCGCTGGGTTCTCCTGGCGGTGGAGTCGCGGGATATTCGCGCGCTTCAGGCCGCAGTACTGCTCATGGCGTTTTCCTTCGCTCTGGTGAACCTCTTGACGGATATGCTCTATGCCGCGCTCGATCCGAGAATCAAGCTTCGTTGA
- a CDS encoding ABC transporter substrate-binding protein gives MGRILGITAVLLALGVTHALGNPPQSGGTLIYGRGMDSVGLDPAHESDGESFKVCDNLFETLVRFAGSGTEIEPALAESWTVSEDGLRWEFQIRQGVRFHCGRRFDARAVLYSLERQWSARQPLHSDHGLGGPYPFWGYLGIDEILETIDSPAPGVVRFVLKEPSAPFLSNLACNFAAMVCSEDAHAAGEDFFRHPCGTGPFRFESWDRAETVVLRRNEEYWDHPPYLDRVVFRCLPENSTRFFELLAGSLHMMDGVPPDDVPAIRSNRALKLLGEPGMNVAYLAMNMDHSPFGDVRVRRAVNHAVDRAAIVRGLYGHLAVVADGPVPPNVFAAHPDPPSYEYAPERARELLVEAGYPDGFETTLWVMSGPRPYMPQPPRIAQAIQANLAGIGIRAKIVTFEWGTYLDRVHRGHHDMALLGWQADNGDPDNFLFTHFDPSAAVAPAGNIAFYRSEEAHEHLLAGRRTVRPEDRVGHYHRAQELIHADAPWVPLVHTMELAAMRCEVMGYSLHPTGRVLLSRVWLSR, from the coding sequence ATGGGACGAATCCTCGGGATTACCGCGGTTTTACTGGCGCTTGGGGTGACTCATGCGTTGGGGAATCCCCCGCAGTCGGGCGGAACGCTGATCTACGGACGCGGAATGGACTCCGTGGGATTGGATCCCGCGCACGAATCGGACGGGGAGTCGTTCAAAGTTTGCGACAATCTGTTTGAGACTCTCGTGCGTTTTGCCGGAAGCGGGACCGAGATTGAGCCCGCGCTGGCGGAGTCCTGGACGGTCAGCGAGGATGGCCTTCGCTGGGAGTTTCAGATTCGACAGGGGGTTCGCTTTCATTGCGGCCGCCGCTTCGATGCGCGTGCGGTGCTTTACAGCCTGGAACGACAGTGGAGCGCACGGCAGCCCCTGCATTCGGACCACGGCCTCGGAGGCCCGTATCCCTTCTGGGGTTACCTGGGAATCGACGAGATCCTCGAGACCATCGACTCTCCCGCTCCCGGGGTGGTGCGCTTTGTTCTGAAGGAACCGAGCGCTCCGTTCCTTTCGAATCTGGCGTGCAACTTCGCGGCGATGGTGTGCTCGGAAGATGCTCACGCGGCCGGAGAGGACTTCTTTCGGCATCCGTGCGGAACCGGTCCATTCCGATTCGAGAGTTGGGACCGGGCGGAGACGGTCGTTCTCAGAAGGAACGAAGAGTACTGGGACCATCCGCCCTATCTGGATCGGGTGGTGTTTCGCTGCCTCCCGGAGAACTCCACGCGCTTTTTCGAACTCCTTGCCGGGTCGCTCCACATGATGGATGGAGTCCCCCCGGATGATGTCCCGGCCATCCGCTCAAACCGGGCCTTGAAGCTTCTGGGTGAACCCGGGATGAATGTGGCGTACCTGGCGATGAACATGGATCACTCGCCCTTCGGCGATGTGCGCGTACGGAGGGCCGTGAATCATGCGGTCGATCGGGCGGCGATCGTCCGGGGGCTGTACGGCCATCTGGCCGTGGTCGCGGACGGGCCGGTGCCGCCGAATGTGTTCGCCGCGCATCCGGACCCGCCGAGCTATGAGTATGCACCGGAGCGCGCACGGGAGCTTCTCGTGGAAGCTGGCTATCCGGATGGATTTGAGACCACCTTGTGGGTGATGTCCGGTCCAAGGCCCTACATGCCCCAGCCGCCGAGGATCGCGCAGGCGATCCAGGCGAACCTGGCCGGCATTGGCATCCGCGCGAAGATTGTCACCTTCGAGTGGGGCACCTACCTGGATCGTGTGCATCGGGGGCATCACGACATGGCGCTGCTCGGTTGGCAGGCGGACAACGGAGATCCGGACAACTTCCTTTTCACGCACTTCGATCCCTCGGCGGCGGTCGCCCCGGCGGGGAACATTGCCTTCTACCGCAGCGAGGAAGCGCACGAGCATCTGCTGGCCGGTCGGCGCACGGTTCGGCCGGAGGATCGCGTCGGGCACTATCACAGGGCGCAGGAACTGATTCATGCGGATGCCCCCTGGGTGCCGCTGGTGCACACCATGGAACTGGCGGCGATGAGATGCGAGGTCATGGGGTACAGCCTGCACCCCACGGGGCGGGTATTGCTCTCCCGGGTGTGGCTCTCCCGGTGA
- a CDS encoding sulfatase, with protein MKRFCVFLAGGILLGGSCGRAPEPPPNVLLISIDTLRADRPGGAGNPRATTPHLDRLAATGTVFSQASSTTSWTLPAHLSLLTGQYPSSHGVVGDIHALPDSKTTLAEFLTRRGYAAAGFVTGPYLDPAFGFAQGFDTYEPCVDYRVERDNQGGIENLVGVHLRSHSGVTSPALHERAVDWLARVPTGKPFFLFLHYWDPHYDFVPEAPYDRVFNPEYRGRLSGRGFSENRAIHSGMAPTERQRVMDLYDGEIRYTDRWIGKVLRALESRGDLERTLIVVVGDHGEEFFEHGGKGHRRNLYGETLDIPLITRLPGVLAGGGVVAEPASLVDVFPTVVAVAGGGRESLAQGRSLQTLAAGTGTRRVYGELHDTHISIREGKWKFIARAGDEGRGELFDLRADPAERADCSGRYPQITADFQAAARAREWARLAPPATPRPSLREGTLAELRALGYVQ; from the coding sequence GTGAAGCGGTTCTGCGTATTCCTGGCAGGTGGGATTCTGCTGGGCGGTTCGTGCGGGCGGGCACCGGAACCGCCTCCGAATGTGCTTCTGATCTCGATCGATACCCTCCGTGCCGATCGACCGGGAGGCGCGGGGAATCCCCGGGCGACCACTCCTCACCTGGATCGACTGGCCGCGACGGGCACGGTCTTCTCGCAGGCATCCTCGACGACATCCTGGACACTTCCGGCGCATCTTTCGCTGCTCACCGGACAGTACCCTTCGAGCCACGGAGTCGTGGGAGACATCCACGCGCTGCCGGATTCGAAGACCACGCTGGCGGAGTTTCTGACCCGTCGCGGATATGCGGCAGCGGGGTTTGTCACCGGACCGTACCTGGACCCGGCCTTCGGCTTCGCACAGGGTTTTGACACTTACGAACCTTGCGTGGATTACCGCGTGGAGCGGGACAATCAAGGCGGTATCGAAAACCTTGTCGGAGTGCATCTGCGGTCGCATTCGGGGGTGACCTCTCCCGCGCTGCACGAAAGGGCGGTCGACTGGCTCGCCCGGGTGCCGACGGGCAAACCGTTCTTCCTCTTCCTCCACTACTGGGATCCGCACTACGACTTTGTGCCGGAAGCTCCGTATGATCGCGTGTTCAATCCGGAGTATCGCGGGCGGTTGAGCGGCCGTGGGTTTTCCGAGAATCGCGCCATTCACTCCGGCATGGCCCCCACGGAGAGACAGCGCGTGATGGACCTGTACGACGGGGAGATCCGATACACCGACCGGTGGATCGGGAAGGTTCTGCGCGCGCTGGAGTCGCGCGGGGATCTGGAGCGCACGCTCATCGTGGTGGTGGGCGATCACGGGGAGGAGTTCTTCGAACACGGGGGGAAGGGGCATCGGAGGAACCTGTATGGCGAAACGCTGGACATTCCGCTGATCACCCGGCTGCCGGGAGTTCTGGCCGGAGGGGGAGTGGTGGCGGAACCGGCGTCTCTGGTGGATGTCTTCCCGACCGTGGTCGCCGTCGCGGGGGGGGGGCGCGAGAGTCTTGCACAGGGGCGCTCTCTTCAGACACTGGCCGCCGGTACAGGAACGCGCAGGGTCTATGGCGAACTGCACGACACGCACATCTCGATCCGCGAAGGGAAGTGGAAGTTCATTGCTCGGGCGGGAGACGAGGGGCGCGGAGAACTGTTCGACCTTCGCGCCGATCCGGCCGAAAGGGCGGATTGCTCGGGGAGGTACCCGCAGATCACAGCGGACTTTCAGGCGGCGGCCCGCGCGAGAGAGTGGGCGCGTCTGGCGCCTCCCGCGACTCCGCGCCCCAGCCTGAGAGAGGGGACGCTGGCCGAGCTTCGTGCGCTGGGCTATGTGCAATGA
- the trpB gene encoding tryptophan synthase subunit beta has product MIGETPDARGYFGPYGGRFVPETIMAALEELNRASTEAAADSAFTEELRILQEQYAGRPSPLYRAGNLSEAVGHTVYLKREDLLHTGAHKINNTLGQGLLARRMGKRRVIAETGAGQHGVATATVAALLGLECVVYMGVEDMERQSLNVFRMRLLGATVTGVDAGSRTLKDAINEAMRDWVTHVADTHYILGSVLGPHPFPRIVRDFQSVIGIEARRQIQEAEERLPNLLVACVGGGSNAIGLFHAFLADESVRMVGVEAGGEGVETGRHAARFAGGSPGVLHGTRSWLLQDDDGQVSPTHSVSAGLDYPSIGPEHAQLRELGRAEYHSVEDGEALAAFGRLAREEGILPALESAHAVAWLLREGPSLPADSLTIVNLSGRGDKDVQQVSRLTGGEPEAS; this is encoded by the coding sequence ATGATCGGGGAGACGCCGGACGCGCGGGGGTACTTCGGTCCGTACGGGGGTCGCTTTGTGCCGGAGACGATCATGGCCGCGCTGGAGGAACTCAACCGGGCGTCGACGGAGGCGGCCGCCGACTCTGCCTTCACGGAAGAACTTCGGATCCTGCAGGAGCAATACGCGGGTCGGCCCTCGCCACTGTATCGTGCCGGGAATCTCTCGGAAGCGGTCGGCCACACGGTTTATCTGAAGCGCGAGGACCTTCTCCATACGGGTGCGCACAAGATCAACAACACGCTCGGCCAGGGACTTCTTGCCAGGCGAATGGGGAAGCGACGCGTCATCGCGGAGACCGGCGCGGGGCAGCATGGCGTCGCCACCGCGACCGTTGCCGCGCTGCTCGGGCTGGAGTGCGTGGTCTACATGGGCGTGGAGGACATGGAGCGACAGTCGCTGAATGTGTTCCGGATGCGCCTTCTGGGCGCGACGGTCACCGGCGTGGACGCAGGGAGCCGTACGCTGAAAGACGCCATCAACGAAGCCATGCGCGACTGGGTTACCCATGTCGCGGACACCCACTACATTCTGGGGTCCGTCCTGGGCCCGCACCCCTTTCCGCGAATCGTGCGTGACTTCCAGTCGGTGATTGGAATCGAGGCCCGCCGCCAGATCCAGGAAGCGGAGGAGCGTCTGCCGAATCTGCTGGTGGCCTGCGTCGGGGGCGGCTCGAATGCGATCGGCCTCTTTCACGCGTTTCTTGCGGATGAATCCGTTCGCATGGTGGGCGTGGAAGCGGGGGGAGAAGGCGTGGAGACGGGACGGCACGCGGCGCGCTTCGCCGGTGGAAGTCCCGGAGTGCTCCATGGCACGCGCAGCTGGCTTCTGCAGGACGACGACGGACAGGTGTCACCGACGCACAGCGTGTCTGCGGGGCTGGACTACCCGTCGATCGGGCCGGAGCATGCGCAGCTTCGGGAACTGGGCCGGGCGGAATACCACAGCGTGGAAGATGGCGAAGCGCTGGCGGCATTCGGCCGACTGGCACGCGAAGAGGGGATCCTGCCGGCGTTGGAGTCGGCGCATGCGGTGGCGTGGCTTCTCCGCGAGGGGCCGAGTCTGCCGGCGGATTCGCTGACGATCGTCAATCTCTCCGGTCGGGGCGACAAGGATGTGCAGCAGGTCTCTCGCCTGACCGGGGGAGAGCCGGAGGCTTCGTGA
- the trpC gene encoding indole-3-glycerol phosphate synthase TrpC yields MSVLPAILADVRHRLKEAQRAIPAVEVRRQAEESPDPVSFVAAVDRRGTSVIAEAKRASPSRGVLLDPYDPVELARAYKRGGARALSVLTERDHFAGSGADLQAVARETDLPVLRKDFLVDAYQCWEARAWGASAALLIVAVLEKGALADLHALLTELQVTPLVEVHTEAEAERALNAGVEVIGVNNRDLSTFRTDLSVTERVGAMLPEGVRVVSESGIASREDVLRVERVGASAVLVGEALVTAPDPVGCLAELTGTEETA; encoded by the coding sequence GTGAGTGTGCTGCCCGCGATTCTGGCTGATGTGCGGCACCGCCTGAAGGAAGCCCAGCGTGCCATTCCGGCCGTGGAAGTGCGCCGACAGGCCGAGGAGTCTCCGGACCCCGTGTCGTTTGTCGCGGCCGTGGATCGGCGCGGAACCTCCGTCATCGCCGAGGCGAAGCGCGCGTCTCCTTCGCGGGGAGTCCTGCTGGACCCGTACGATCCAGTGGAGCTGGCGCGTGCGTACAAGAGGGGCGGGGCGCGTGCGCTTTCGGTTCTGACGGAACGGGACCACTTCGCGGGGAGTGGCGCCGACCTCCAGGCCGTCGCGAGGGAAACGGACTTGCCGGTTCTGCGGAAGGACTTCCTGGTGGATGCCTACCAGTGCTGGGAGGCGCGTGCGTGGGGGGCGTCCGCGGCACTCCTGATTGTGGCGGTGCTGGAGAAGGGGGCACTGGCGGATCTTCACGCGCTCCTCACCGAGCTGCAGGTCACGCCTCTGGTCGAAGTTCACACGGAAGCGGAAGCGGAACGCGCGTTGAATGCCGGCGTGGAGGTGATCGGTGTGAACAACCGGGACCTGTCGACTTTCCGGACGGACCTGTCCGTCACGGAGCGCGTAGGGGCCATGCTTCCGGAGGGCGTGCGCGTGGTCTCCGAAAGCGGGATCGCCTCCCGCGAGGATGTGCTGCGGGTGGAGCGGGTCGGCGCGTCTGCGGTGCTCGTCGGCGAGGCTCTGGTGACCGCGCCGGACCCGGTGGGGTGCCTCGCGGAACTCACGGGAACGGAGGAGACGGCATGA